Proteins encoded together in one Candidatus Eremiobacterota bacterium window:
- a CDS encoding lipase family protein translates to MMTSAKILFTALVLILMAVILPLSGSHSAFAEKLPPPGELVRYKLIGAYAKPQIDSLFKPGALENMLSKGDGNVKTPGSAENAVKAYLVEYSTANTDGKTVAVSGLLLVPDPSSGQFPVLSYQHGTIFERRKAPSYLNSCSESILMLHTFAAHGYVVSMPDYIGLGRSPLMHPYLVAGSEASSSLDMLKASKQLCAKLGVALNGTLFLAGYSQGGHSTMALQRLLETEHRPDLPVTASAPMAGPYNLYMLWSTWIGRPCYLSSAVMAKGVLAYNNAYNLKLPMGEIFRPPYDGTVATLLDGNHREEEIIGILPRNPAALFTRSFLKRMNTGNHPFYTTMKANNTYEWYPEAPTTLYHGMKDDVVPYKASEIAYYFMKRGSDKVRICNLGDYNHMTAFIPALFTAKGWFDSYR, encoded by the coding sequence ATGATGACTTCAGCTAAAATACTCTTTACAGCCTTAGTGCTCATCCTGATGGCTGTCATCCTGCCATTATCAGGATCGCACTCTGCCTTCGCAGAGAAGCTCCCACCTCCTGGAGAGCTTGTGCGGTACAAGCTGATTGGAGCCTATGCAAAACCTCAGATTGATTCCTTATTCAAACCAGGCGCTCTTGAAAATATGCTCTCAAAGGGCGATGGTAATGTCAAGACGCCTGGCTCTGCAGAGAATGCAGTCAAAGCCTACCTTGTGGAGTACAGCACTGCCAACACAGACGGCAAAACAGTTGCCGTATCGGGACTGCTGCTGGTGCCCGACCCCTCATCAGGGCAATTCCCTGTTTTATCATACCAGCACGGCACAATTTTTGAAAGAAGAAAGGCGCCTTCATATCTCAACTCCTGCAGCGAATCAATACTCATGCTTCACACCTTTGCCGCCCATGGGTACGTGGTCTCGATGCCGGATTACATTGGCCTGGGCCGCTCGCCCCTCATGCATCCCTATCTTGTCGCCGGATCGGAAGCTTCATCAAGCCTGGACATGCTGAAAGCATCAAAGCAGCTCTGTGCAAAACTGGGTGTTGCTCTGAATGGCACACTGTTTCTTGCGGGGTATTCACAGGGTGGGCATTCCACCATGGCGCTTCAGAGGCTTCTCGAGACAGAGCATCGGCCTGACCTGCCTGTAACCGCTTCGGCACCTATGGCAGGACCATACAACCTCTATATGCTCTGGAGCACGTGGATCGGCAGGCCCTGCTATCTCTCTTCCGCGGTAATGGCAAAAGGGGTGCTCGCCTATAACAACGCCTATAATCTTAAACTGCCAATGGGAGAAATATTCCGCCCGCCCTATGACGGTACTGTTGCGACACTTCTTGATGGAAACCACCGTGAGGAAGAGATCATCGGCATACTGCCCCGCAATCCTGCCGCACTGTTCACCAGGAGCTTCCTGAAAAGGATGAATACGGGGAATCACCCATTTTACACTACAATGAAGGCCAACAACACATATGAATGGTATCCTGAGGCTCCCACCACCCTCTACCACGGCATGAAAGACGATGTAGTACCTTACAAGGCTTCTGAAATCGCCTATTATTTCATGAAACGGGGCAGCGACAAAGTGAGGATATGCAATCTGGGCGATTACAACCATATGACTGCCTTCATCCCGGCTCTGTTCACCGCAAAGGGATGGTTTGACAGCTATAGATAA
- a CDS encoding pentapeptide repeat-containing protein — MTRKVLAQHDQWAHGRGGQRLHLCGANLDGMRATGTRMIDARFETCSLVDAQISASILSDIEMEDCVLTRAAFSRSDMDRAILYGCRFTQADLRLARLRMADIVGSDFSSALLDRADLTDAILKESIMRGALIYDTTFDRAYVGYCDFCDADLSAQDAVHLCTAEGTWFFRCDFRGSNWEGRHLRNTRFTSCRFHGVRGKPVIDGEYAMERPNFAADNDGEDIRSGEEMFRLWGAPP; from the coding sequence GTGACGCGCAAGGTGCTTGCCCAGCACGACCAGTGGGCGCACGGAAGGGGCGGCCAGCGCCTCCACCTTTGCGGAGCCAACCTTGACGGGATGCGGGCCACTGGGACCAGGATGATCGACGCCCGCTTTGAGACATGCAGCCTTGTGGACGCACAGATCTCTGCTTCGATCCTGAGCGACATCGAGATGGAGGATTGCGTCCTCACCCGGGCTGCCTTCTCCCGGTCGGACATGGATCGGGCCATCCTCTACGGGTGCCGCTTCACCCAGGCCGACCTCCGCCTGGCCCGCCTGCGGATGGCTGACATTGTCGGATCCGATTTCAGCAGTGCCCTCCTCGATCGCGCCGATCTCACCGACGCCATCCTCAAGGAGTCGATCATGCGGGGTGCGCTGATCTATGACACCACCTTCGACCGTGCCTATGTAGGGTACTGCGACTTCTGCGATGCCGATCTCTCGGCCCAGGACGCCGTCCACCTCTGCACTGCAGAGGGAACGTGGTTCTTCCGCTGCGACTTCCGCGGCTCCAACTGGGAGGGCCGCCATCTCCGCAACACCCGCTTCACCTCGTGCCGCTTCCACGGGGTGCGGGGAAAGCCGGTCATCGACGGGGAGTATGCCATGGAGCGCCCGAACTTCGCCGCTGACAACGATGGTGAGGACATCAGATCCGGGGAGGAGATGTTCCGGCTGTGGGGGGCGCCCCCGTAA